The Fusarium musae strain F31 chromosome 12, whole genome shotgun sequence genome window below encodes:
- a CDS encoding hypothetical protein (CAZy:GH3): MNSAELGRRWNKDLARMRGSGMAGEFKAKGVNVLLGPVAGPLGRVVRGGRNWEGFAVDPYLSGVLVSETVTAVQKVGVMASTKHYIGNEQETNRVPNEEREAVSSNIDDQTMHELYLWPFQDAVRAGTSNIMCSYQRVNNSYGCANSKTQNGLLKEELGFQGFIVSDWDAQHAGVATALAGMDMAMPFGNIFWGGNLTAAVRNGSVPEHRITDMATRIVGSWYQLGQDKDFKSPGFGMPADISKPHRVVDARDGSFRSTLYQGAVEGHVLVKNVNRSLPLKAPKMLTVYGYSAKNPDQNGYSSLPAAQGISLWSFGLSSVGDPLNALTAMVGRSPNPLGIAANGTIVSGGGSGATSQSLVISPFDALVQKAYADNTQLFWDFSRFPMAPNPETDACLVIANAWSSEGSDRPNLRDDYTDGLIKNVANNCSNTIIVFHNAGTRLVDQWIDHPNVTGLIFGHLPGQDSGKALVDILYGKVNPSGKLPYTVAKNESDYGHLLNPDAPKGSYHKFPQSNFTEGVYIDYRHFDKLNIEPRYEFGFGLSYTNYNYSNLQIDKFGVNITPYPTGPVIEGGQADLWETLVKVTADITNAGQMDGAEAAQLYVSIPGAPLRQLRGFTKPFIKAGETMPVHFELTRRDLSIWDTVRQRWLLQSGDYTIFVSASSRILPLEAKLAF, encoded by the exons ATGAATAGCGCTGAATTGGGACGTAGATGGAACAAAGATCTTGCCCGTATGAGAGGATCTGGTATGGCTGGCGAGTTCAAGGCCAAAGGAGTCAATGTGCTCCTCGGTCCCGTCGCCGGCCCTCTTGGTCGAGTCGTTCGTGGGGGGAGAAATTGGGAAGGTTTCGCGGTTGACCCTTACCTCTCTGGAGTGCTTGTCTCCGAGACTGTTACCGCTGTTCAGAAGGTTGGCGTGATGGCTAGCACAAAG CACTATATCGGCAACGAACAAGAAACCAACCGTGTTCCCAATGAAGAAAGAGAGGCCGTTTCGTCTAACATTGACGATCAAACGATGCATGAGTTGTATCTGTGGCCCTTTCAAGACGCCGTGCGTGCAGGAACTAGCAATATTATGTGCTCATACCAGCGGGTAAATAACTCTTATGGCTGCGCAAATAGCAAAACCCAAAATGGGCTCCTCAAAGAGGAGCTTGGCTTCCAG GGTTTCATTGTATCCGACTGGGATGCTCAGCACGCAGGTGTTGCTACCGCACTTGCTGGGATGGATATGGCTATGCCATTTGGTAATATTTTCTGGGGGGGCAATCTTACTGCTGCTGTGCGTAATGGCTCTGTTCCCGAGCATCGCATTACGGATATGGCCACCAGGATCGTAGGATCGTGGTACCAGCTAGGCCAGGACAAGGACTTCAAGAGTCCAGGATTCGGCATGCCAGCCGATATCTCTAAGCCGCACCGAGTTGTTGATGCCAGAGATGGCTCGTTCAGATCAACTCTCTATCAAGGCGCTGTTGAGGGCCATGTATTGGTCAAGAACGTTAACCGTTCCCTCCCGCTCAAAGCGCCTAAGATGCTGACGGTCTACGGATATTCTGCCAAGAATCCCGACCAAAATGGTTATTCCAGTCTTCCGGCCGCCCAAGGAATCTCATTGTGGAGTTTCGGTCTCAGTTCTGTCGGTGATCCGCTCAATGCCCTTACAGCCATGGTTGGCAGGTCTCCGAATCCTCTTGGTATTGCCGCCAACGGTACCATTGTGTCGGGTGGTGGCTCCGGAGCTACATCACAGTCGCTTGTTATTTCTCCCTTTGATGCACTTGTGCAAAAGGCCTACGCAGATAACACCCAACTTTTTTGGGACTTCAGCAGATTCCCAATGGCCCCGAACCCAGAGACTGATGCATGTCTCGTCATTGCCAATGCCTGGTCCTCCGAGGGCTCCGACCGCCCGAACCTCCGAGATGATTATACGGACGGCTTGATCAAGAATGTCGCAAACAACTGTTCTAATACCATTATCGTCTTTCATAACGCTGGAACGCGCTTGGTAGATCAGTGGATCGATCACCCAAATGTGACAGGTCTCATCTTCGGGCACCTACCCGGCCAGGACTCCGGAAAGGCGCTAGTTGATATCCTTTATGGCAAGGTTAACCCTTCAGGCAAGCTGCCATATACCGTCGCCAAGAACGAGAGCGACTACGGTCATCTACTCAATCCAGACGCTCCCAAGGGCTCATACCACAAATTTCCCCAGAGTAACTTTACTGAAGGAGTCTATATTGACTACAGACATTTCGACAAGCTCAATATTGAACCTCGCTACGAGTTCGGCTTTGGACTCAGTTACACTAACTACAACTACAGCAACCTGCAGATCGACAAGTTTGGTGTAAATATAACACCTTACCCTACTGGCCCTGTTATAGAGGGTGGACAGGCTGATCTCTGGGAGACCTTAGTTAAGGTCACGGCTGATATCACTAATGCGGGACAAATGGATGGAGCAGAAGCTGCTCAGCTCTACGTTAGCATACCAGGCGCTCCATTAAGGCAGTTACGTGGATTTACGAAGCCGTTTATTAAGGCAGGCGAGACAATGCCTGTGCATTTTGAGCTGACTAGAAGAGATTTAAGCATTTGGGATACCGTGAGACAGAGGTGGCTATTACAGAGTGGTGACTATACTATCTTTGTTAGCGCAAGTAGCCGTATCCTACCGCTTGAAGCTAAGTTAGCGTTTTAG